From one Luteolibacter sp. SL250 genomic stretch:
- a CDS encoding RNA polymerase sigma factor — translation MSEFAELVDSYYQALFRFGMSLTRNADRAADLVQETFCIWAEKGDQLRDRSKAKTWLFTTLHREFLSQRRHAAKFSDTELNEEIICEAEAPQGDAERQMDGSRALEILGTLDETYRAPVALFYLQQHSYKEIAAILEIPIGTVMSRLSRGKEMLRKQMTAEPASAPKNILQLEPEALGKRHG, via the coding sequence ATGAGTGAGTTCGCGGAATTGGTAGATTCCTATTATCAGGCGTTGTTCCGGTTCGGAATGTCGCTGACGCGCAACGCCGACCGCGCCGCGGATCTGGTGCAGGAGACCTTCTGCATCTGGGCGGAAAAAGGCGACCAGCTCCGGGACCGCTCGAAGGCGAAGACCTGGCTTTTCACCACGCTGCACCGGGAATTTCTCAGCCAGCGGCGCCACGCCGCGAAGTTTTCCGACACCGAGCTGAACGAGGAGATCATCTGCGAGGCGGAAGCCCCCCAAGGGGACGCGGAGCGGCAGATGGATGGTTCCCGCGCGCTGGAGATCCTCGGCACGCTGGATGAAACCTACCGCGCCCCGGTGGCGCTTTTCTACCTCCAGCAGCACAGCTACAAGGAAATCGCGGCGATCCTGGAGATCCCCATCGGCACGGTCATGTCCCGGCTTTCCCGGGGGAAGGAAATGCTCCGCAAGCAGATGACCGCGGAGCCGGCGAGCGCGCCGAAGAACATCCTGCAACTCGAACCGGAGGCGCTGGGCAAACGCCATGGATAA
- a CDS encoding PmoA family protein, producing the protein MKVTDDGKLITEYRTDWKVPYLYPLLSPSGANLTRHWPTKEGIAEEATDHPHHRSVWMGHGAVNGADFWAMKGEGNPTIIHKGFEAETKTAADSVTFTADLEWQAHGKKLIDEKRTITVRKINATTSALEFTCALTAAEDVTFGDTKEGMFAFRMDRTLRLKGKQAKAHIIDSKGVTDADTWGKRADWVAYHGPDEKGEPVVAALFDHPKNFRYPTYWHVRDYGLVSANPFGIHDFEGKKDQPTLGDHALKKGESMTFRYSIVVHHGDLKSAELGKLWESFSKN; encoded by the coding sequence ATGAAGGTCACCGATGATGGGAAGCTCATCACCGAGTACCGCACGGACTGGAAGGTCCCCTATCTTTATCCGCTTCTTTCGCCCTCCGGCGCGAACCTGACCCGCCACTGGCCGACGAAGGAAGGCATCGCGGAGGAAGCGACCGACCACCCCCACCACCGATCCGTGTGGATGGGCCACGGCGCGGTCAACGGCGCGGACTTCTGGGCGATGAAGGGCGAGGGCAACCCGACCATCATCCACAAGGGATTCGAAGCGGAGACGAAGACCGCCGCCGACAGCGTCACCTTCACCGCGGACCTGGAATGGCAGGCACACGGGAAAAAGCTGATCGACGAGAAGCGCACCATCACCGTCCGCAAGATCAACGCCACCACCAGTGCGCTGGAGTTCACCTGCGCGCTGACCGCCGCGGAGGACGTCACCTTCGGCGACACGAAGGAAGGCATGTTCGCGTTCCGCATGGACCGGACGCTCCGCCTGAAGGGCAAGCAGGCGAAAGCCCACATCATCGACAGCAAGGGTGTCACCGACGCCGATACCTGGGGCAAACGCGCCGACTGGGTGGCCTACCACGGCCCGGACGAGAAGGGTGAACCCGTCGTCGCCGCCCTGTTCGACCACCCGAAGAACTTCCGCTACCCGACCTACTGGCACGTGCGGGACTACGGTCTCGTTTCCGCCAACCCCTTCGGCATCCACGACTTCGAAGGCAAGAAGGACCAGCCCACCCTGGGCGACCACGCGCTGAAGAAGGGCGAATCCATGACCTTCCGCTACAGCATCGTCGTCCACCACGGGGACCTGAAGTCCGCCGAGCTCGGCAAACTCTGGGAATCCTTCTCGAAAAACTGA
- a CDS encoding ATP-binding cassette domain-containing protein gives MEAPNAKISVRGLTMAYGSFVVMKDLNFDIKDKDIFIIMGGSGCGKSTLLRHLIGLREPAEGEVFYDGKNFTRTDPSERGAFINRFGVMYQSGALWSSMTLAENIAMPIEENTDLDPKSVADLVSYKLALVGLSGYEDYYPSQVSGGMNKRAGIARAMALDPDILFLDEPGAGLDPLSSRRLDDLILRLRDSLGSTIVIVTHELASIFAVANNSIFLDTATRTQGATGNPRELRDHSDNPAVRVFLNRGDDPEASKP, from the coding sequence ATGGAGGCTCCCAACGCGAAAATATCCGTCCGCGGCCTGACCATGGCTTATGGTTCCTTCGTCGTGATGAAGGACCTCAACTTCGACATCAAAGACAAGGACATCTTCATCATCATGGGGGGGTCCGGTTGCGGGAAAAGCACCTTGCTGCGCCACCTCATCGGCCTGCGGGAACCTGCGGAAGGTGAGGTTTTCTATGACGGGAAGAACTTCACGCGGACCGATCCCTCGGAGCGCGGCGCGTTCATCAACCGCTTCGGCGTGATGTACCAGTCCGGCGCGCTGTGGTCGTCCATGACGCTGGCGGAGAACATCGCCATGCCCATCGAGGAGAACACGGACCTCGATCCGAAGTCGGTCGCGGATCTGGTTTCCTACAAGCTCGCGCTGGTGGGTTTGTCCGGTTACGAGGACTACTACCCGTCCCAGGTGAGCGGCGGGATGAACAAGCGCGCGGGCATCGCGCGGGCGATGGCGCTGGATCCGGACATCCTGTTCCTGGACGAGCCGGGGGCCGGTCTGGATCCGCTCAGCTCCCGCCGGCTGGATGACCTCATCCTGCGTCTGCGGGACAGCCTGGGGTCCACCATCGTCATCGTGACCCATGAGCTGGCCAGCATTTTCGCCGTAGCCAACAACTCCATTTTCCTCGATACTGCGACAAGGACACAAGGCGCCACCGGGAATCCGCGGGAACTCCGCGACCATTCCGACAACCCGGCCGTCCGTGTGTTCCTCAACCGCGGCGACGATCCAGAAGCCAGCAAGCCATGA
- the rsfS gene encoding ribosome silencing factor — MAIHGEELALACAKAADGIQAENIRVWDMRGVSNLTDYMIVCSGNSMPHLRAVIRDIASVVEENNGNTPSFTEGKADTRWVVLDYVDVMVHVMHQEMRDFYALEELWADAKEVDWKSR; from the coding sequence ATGGCGATCCACGGAGAAGAATTGGCATTGGCGTGTGCGAAGGCGGCTGACGGCATCCAGGCGGAGAACATCCGCGTCTGGGACATGCGCGGCGTATCCAACCTGACGGACTACATGATCGTCTGCTCCGGCAACTCCATGCCCCACCTGCGTGCGGTCATCCGGGACATCGCCTCCGTGGTGGAGGAAAACAACGGCAACACCCCGTCCTTCACCGAAGGCAAGGCCGACACCCGCTGGGTCGTCCTCGACTACGTCGATGTCATGGTCCACGTCATGCACCAGGAAATGCGCGACTTCTACGCCCTCGAGGAGCTCTGGGCGGACGCGAAGGAAGTGGACTGGAAGTCCCGCTGA
- a CDS encoding ribonuclease III domain-containing protein translates to MSSKDEEIRLERANAWIGDAVLALFARQFVLRERNMMDGEWFTRMTSNEFLSAFGNPTRVEASIGKLFLEGGLDAAFAWMDAELVPLFRRQIAKRP, encoded by the coding sequence GTGAGCAGCAAAGACGAAGAAATCCGCCTGGAACGCGCCAATGCCTGGATCGGTGATGCGGTGCTGGCCCTTTTCGCCCGCCAGTTCGTCCTGCGGGAGCGGAACATGATGGATGGCGAATGGTTCACCCGCATGACGTCCAACGAGTTCCTCAGCGCCTTCGGCAACCCGACACGGGTGGAAGCCTCCATCGGCAAGCTGTTCCTGGAAGGCGGGCTGGATGCGGCCTTCGCCTGGATGGACGCGGAGCTGGTGCCTCTGTTCCGCCGCCAGATCGCCAAGCGCCCGTGA
- a CDS encoding ABC transporter permease — MNQDGGTMAASDPRKPTAVWKGGGVLELAGDWTRNGPPAEVSGEAPESAPASYDTSSLGRYDSMLPAFLFALYRGLPEGASQEKPPLDGLPDDLRGLMELALAVPERSEAKSSGREESEIVKLGRVSLNIARGIGCLTDFVGESVLALGRFFTGRARFRWRDFWVVVQQCGAQALPIVSLISFLIGLILAFVGNVQLANFGANLYVADLVGIAMVREMGVVMTAIIMSGRTGAAFAANIGSMKANEEIDALKTFGFDPFDFLVLPRLLALIIMMPILTVYANVVGILGGMLVGAAVGIPPILYWHETLTAVTITTASLGVFKSFFFGAAIAIAGCLHGMRAGNSSAAVGEATTKAVVAGITAVIVLDSAFAAIFTLLEI; from the coding sequence ATGAACCAAGATGGCGGGACGATGGCCGCCAGTGATCCGAGGAAACCCACAGCCGTCTGGAAGGGCGGCGGGGTTCTGGAACTGGCTGGGGATTGGACCCGGAACGGACCGCCCGCCGAGGTTTCCGGAGAGGCTCCGGAAAGCGCTCCCGCTTCGTACGACACTTCCTCCCTGGGACGGTATGATTCCATGCTGCCTGCTTTCCTGTTCGCCCTTTACCGGGGGCTTCCAGAGGGTGCATCGCAGGAAAAACCTCCGCTCGATGGTCTGCCGGACGACCTCCGGGGCTTGATGGAACTCGCCCTCGCCGTTCCGGAACGGAGTGAGGCGAAGTCATCCGGGCGGGAGGAGTCGGAGATCGTCAAGCTGGGCAGGGTTTCGCTCAACATCGCCCGGGGCATCGGGTGCCTGACTGACTTTGTCGGGGAATCCGTACTGGCGCTGGGACGCTTCTTCACGGGCCGGGCGCGGTTCCGCTGGAGGGATTTCTGGGTAGTCGTCCAGCAGTGCGGGGCACAGGCCCTGCCGATCGTCTCCCTCATCAGCTTCCTCATCGGCCTGATCCTCGCGTTCGTTGGGAATGTCCAGTTGGCGAATTTCGGCGCGAACCTCTACGTGGCGGACCTTGTCGGGATCGCCATGGTGCGGGAGATGGGCGTGGTGATGACCGCCATCATCATGAGCGGGCGGACCGGCGCCGCCTTCGCCGCCAACATCGGAAGCATGAAGGCGAACGAGGAGATCGACGCGCTGAAGACCTTCGGCTTCGACCCGTTCGATTTCCTGGTGCTGCCCCGGCTGCTCGCGCTCATCATCATGATGCCCATCCTCACGGTCTACGCGAACGTGGTGGGCATCCTCGGCGGCATGCTGGTGGGGGCTGCGGTGGGCATCCCTCCCATCCTCTACTGGCATGAGACGCTCACGGCGGTCACCATCACCACCGCCTCCCTCGGCGTGTTCAAGAGCTTCTTCTTCGGTGCGGCCATCGCCATCGCCGGTTGCCTCCACGGCATGCGTGCCGGGAATTCCTCCGCGGCCGTCGGGGAGGCGACGACCAAGGCGGTGGTGGCGGGCATCACCGCGGTCATCGTCCTGGATTCCGCCTTCGCCGCCATTTTCACCCTTCTCGAAATCTGA
- a CDS encoding MlaD family protein, translating into MSKKANPTVIGAFTLIGLILAGFAVVAFGAGKYFERTHDILIFFEKSANGLLVGSDVRFGGVRIGSVKRISVLVDSDNNRKIIPVVVELTDKAIRDIGTTSGRPIDFSDPERVEDAVKRGLRAGMKQQSLLTGQLYVEFDMLPDSEGFTYQPRRDPGMPIVPSVGTEMDELIAGISSGLEKFNSLDLEGIIKDLRDTIVVAKQQVAALNMKEINDNVVAITKDIQAITGNDKLNSAIDSLDASLKEINELTAKVNAGIDPMMADFSAVLKRADESLQKINETAAELSHVSNPRAPVLMRFQNVLEETERASRAIKELANDLKRNPNALISGKENE; encoded by the coding sequence ATGAGCAAGAAAGCCAATCCCACGGTCATCGGAGCGTTCACCCTCATCGGGTTGATCCTCGCGGGTTTCGCCGTCGTCGCCTTCGGTGCCGGGAAATACTTCGAGCGGACCCACGACATCCTCATCTTCTTCGAGAAGAGCGCGAACGGCCTGCTGGTCGGCTCGGATGTACGGTTCGGCGGTGTCCGCATCGGAAGTGTGAAGCGCATCAGCGTGCTGGTGGACTCCGACAACAACCGCAAGATCATCCCGGTGGTGGTGGAGCTGACGGACAAGGCCATCCGCGACATCGGCACCACCAGCGGCAGGCCCATCGACTTCTCGGATCCGGAACGGGTGGAGGACGCCGTGAAACGCGGTCTCCGCGCGGGGATGAAGCAGCAGAGCCTGCTGACCGGCCAACTCTATGTGGAGTTCGACATGCTGCCGGACTCGGAGGGATTCACCTACCAGCCGCGGAGGGATCCGGGGATGCCCATCGTTCCCAGCGTGGGCACGGAAATGGACGAACTCATCGCTGGCATCTCCAGCGGTCTGGAAAAGTTCAACTCCCTGGACCTGGAAGGCATCATCAAGGATCTCCGTGACACCATCGTGGTGGCGAAGCAGCAGGTGGCGGCGCTGAACATGAAGGAGATCAATGACAACGTCGTGGCCATCACCAAGGACATCCAGGCGATCACCGGCAACGACAAACTCAACAGCGCCATCGACAGCCTCGACGCGTCGCTCAAGGAGATCAACGAGCTCACCGCGAAGGTCAACGCGGGCATCGACCCGATGATGGCGGACTTTTCCGCCGTGCTGAAGCGGGCGGACGAGAGCCTGCAGAAAATCAACGAGACCGCGGCGGAGCTCAGCCATGTCAGCAATCCGCGCGCGCCGGTACTCATGCGCTTCCAGAACGTGCTGGAGGAGACCGAGCGCGCCTCCAGGGCCATCAAGGAGCTGGCGAACGACCTGAAGCGGAACCCGAACGCGCTGATCTCCGGCAAGGAGAACGAATAA
- a CDS encoding Gfo/Idh/MocA family oxidoreductase, producing the protein MNRRRFISTSAFAGTFSLLSPLARAQGANGDARVAIIGFNGRGKALLEQVLKAKGARVVALCDVDSGVLDKTADALDKKGVKVTKFDDYRKCCESKDIDAVVIATPNHTHALIASTAAANGKHVYVEKPVSHNVWEGRQLALAAEKHKVIIQHGFQRRSETGWLDAAAWVKEGGIGKVTLARGFCYKPRKAIGKVAAPKAPPSNVNYDLWCGPREIAQVSRERFHYDWHWQQPYGNGDLGNQGPHQLDVCRMFIGDPELLPASVISAGGRLGYEDDGDWANTQIVWLDYAPAPILFEVRGLPAKGLNWEGGMDKYKGVDLGNIIECEGGWLAGGHGGSCAAFDKDGKKIKEFNGASPHMQNFIDSIHSGKIAKERQVESGHLSAALAHIGNISWKLGAKGGLKEGDAGFTNPAAKDAFDRMVTHLEANGVDLAKTPLSVGKSLTLDTANEKFNGTGAEEANALLKGSYRKGFELVS; encoded by the coding sequence ATGAACCGCCGCCGTTTCATCAGCACTTCCGCGTTCGCCGGAACCTTCTCGCTCCTCTCCCCGCTGGCCCGCGCCCAGGGCGCGAACGGGGATGCCCGCGTCGCCATCATCGGCTTCAACGGCCGGGGCAAGGCGCTCCTTGAGCAAGTTCTCAAGGCGAAGGGCGCCCGCGTCGTCGCCCTCTGCGACGTCGATTCCGGCGTCCTCGACAAGACCGCCGACGCGCTCGACAAGAAGGGCGTCAAGGTCACCAAGTTCGACGACTACCGGAAGTGCTGCGAGTCGAAGGACATCGACGCGGTGGTCATCGCCACGCCGAACCACACCCACGCCCTCATCGCCTCCACCGCCGCCGCCAACGGCAAGCACGTCTATGTGGAGAAGCCCGTTTCCCACAACGTCTGGGAAGGCCGCCAGCTCGCGCTCGCCGCGGAGAAGCACAAGGTCATCATCCAGCACGGGTTCCAGCGCCGCTCGGAGACCGGCTGGCTGGACGCCGCCGCGTGGGTGAAGGAAGGCGGCATCGGCAAGGTGACCCTCGCCCGCGGCTTCTGCTACAAGCCGCGCAAGGCGATCGGCAAGGTCGCCGCACCGAAGGCTCCTCCGTCCAACGTGAACTACGACCTCTGGTGCGGCCCGCGTGAAATCGCCCAGGTTTCCCGGGAAAGGTTCCACTACGACTGGCACTGGCAGCAACCTTACGGCAACGGCGACCTGGGCAACCAGGGCCCGCACCAGCTCGACGTCTGCCGCATGTTCATCGGGGATCCGGAGCTCCTTCCGGCGTCGGTGATCTCCGCAGGCGGCCGCCTCGGCTATGAGGACGACGGTGACTGGGCGAACACCCAGATCGTCTGGCTGGACTACGCTCCGGCGCCGATCCTGTTCGAAGTCCGCGGCCTGCCGGCCAAGGGCCTCAACTGGGAAGGCGGCATGGACAAGTACAAGGGTGTCGATCTCGGCAATATCATCGAGTGCGAAGGCGGCTGGCTCGCCGGCGGCCACGGTGGTTCCTGCGCGGCGTTCGACAAGGACGGCAAGAAGATCAAGGAGTTCAACGGCGCGTCCCCGCACATGCAGAACTTCATCGACTCCATCCACTCCGGGAAGATCGCGAAGGAGCGCCAGGTCGAGTCCGGCCACCTCTCCGCCGCGCTGGCCCACATCGGCAACATTTCCTGGAAGCTGGGCGCCAAGGGCGGCCTGAAGGAAGGGGATGCGGGCTTCACCAACCCGGCGGCGAAGGATGCCTTCGACCGCATGGTGACCCACCTGGAAGCCAACGGCGTGGACCTCGCCAAGACCCCGCTGTCCGTCGGCAAGTCCCTGACGCTGGACACCGCGAACGAGAAATTCAACGGCACCGGCGCGGAGGAAGCCAACGCCCTGCTCAAGGGCAGCTACCGCAAGGGCTTCGAGCTGGTTTCCTGA
- the ald gene encoding alanine dehydrogenase, translated as MNIGVPTEIKAQENRVAMTPGSVVELVRRGHSVLVQRGAGAGSSYPDDQYEKAGALLVEDAPAVFAAADLIVKVKEPQPGEIAMLEPRHLLFTYLHLAASKPLTESLMASGCTALAYETLEVNRHLPLLEPMSEIAGRMAAIVGSYHLAKHAGGRGILLGGVPGVAPGRVVVLGGGTAGVNAARVATGIGADVTILEVDFERMRFLDITMGGHTVYSNQANLADLLPRADLVIGAVLVPGAKAPKLITREMLRLMPRGSVFVDIAVDQGGCAETTRPTTHDDPTYEEEGVLHYCVANMPGAYARTATQALNNVTHPWISLIADKELAGACEARPELHSAINILDGKLTCKPVAEAHGLPAGELQPTV; from the coding sequence ATGAACATCGGCGTTCCCACTGAGATCAAGGCACAGGAAAACCGCGTGGCCATGACCCCCGGGTCGGTGGTGGAGCTGGTGAGGCGCGGGCACTCCGTGCTCGTCCAGCGTGGAGCCGGAGCGGGATCGAGCTATCCGGATGACCAATATGAAAAGGCAGGCGCCCTCCTCGTGGAGGACGCGCCCGCCGTCTTCGCGGCAGCGGATCTCATTGTGAAGGTGAAGGAACCGCAGCCGGGGGAGATTGCCATGCTGGAGCCCCGCCACCTGCTTTTCACCTACCTCCACCTCGCGGCCAGCAAGCCGCTTACGGAATCGCTGATGGCCAGCGGCTGCACCGCGCTGGCCTATGAGACGCTGGAGGTGAACCGCCACCTGCCGCTGCTGGAACCGATGAGCGAGATCGCGGGACGCATGGCCGCCATCGTCGGTTCCTACCACCTGGCGAAGCATGCGGGAGGGCGTGGCATCCTGCTGGGCGGCGTCCCGGGTGTCGCACCCGGACGGGTGGTGGTGCTGGGTGGTGGCACCGCCGGGGTGAATGCCGCCCGCGTCGCCACCGGCATCGGCGCGGACGTCACCATCCTCGAAGTGGACTTCGAGCGCATGCGCTTCCTGGACATCACCATGGGCGGGCACACGGTCTATTCGAACCAGGCGAACCTCGCCGACCTCCTGCCGCGTGCGGACCTGGTCATCGGCGCGGTCCTGGTGCCGGGCGCGAAGGCCCCGAAGCTGATCACCCGTGAAATGCTCCGCCTCATGCCGCGCGGCAGTGTGTTCGTGGACATCGCCGTGGACCAGGGCGGCTGCGCGGAAACCACGCGCCCCACCACCCATGACGACCCGACCTATGAGGAGGAGGGCGTTCTTCACTACTGCGTGGCCAACATGCCGGGCGCGTATGCCCGCACCGCCACCCAGGCGCTCAACAACGTGACCCACCCGTGGATCTCGCTCATCGCGGACAAGGAGCTGGCGGGTGCCTGCGAAGCCCGGCCGGAGCTCCACTCCGCGATCAACATCCTGGACGGAAAGCTGACCTGCAAACCGGTGGCGGAAGCGCACGGGCTCCCTGCCGGGGAGCTTCAGCCGACCGTGTGA
- a CDS encoding PqiC family protein: MKALLCLLPFLLFSCNVLQPVKDTSVTYLLDPAIPDRTPSASTPAVAINRPSLPSYLDRQQIVTRVKAGELKMSSYHLWAEPLDTGIARVVSMNLTRLTGSTNIQPINNFVTLEYTSLVELRISQFEPADGDRVVLACTWKVQPVHGRPLQPRNFRTEVPFTPSADKLDLAPRIAAMNEALARLSRVIGGSL; this comes from the coding sequence ATGAAAGCCCTCCTCTGCCTCCTCCCGTTCCTTCTTTTTTCCTGCAACGTGCTCCAGCCGGTGAAGGACACCTCCGTCACCTACCTGCTGGATCCTGCCATTCCGGATAGGACGCCGTCGGCTTCCACGCCGGCGGTGGCCATCAACCGGCCATCGCTGCCGAGCTATCTGGACCGCCAGCAGATCGTCACCCGGGTGAAGGCGGGGGAGCTGAAGATGAGCAGCTACCACCTGTGGGCGGAGCCGCTCGACACCGGCATCGCCCGTGTGGTCTCCATGAACCTGACCCGCCTCACCGGGTCAACGAACATCCAGCCGATCAACAACTTCGTCACCCTGGAATACACCTCGCTGGTGGAGCTACGCATCTCCCAGTTCGAGCCTGCCGACGGTGACCGGGTGGTGCTTGCCTGCACCTGGAAGGTCCAGCCCGTGCATGGCCGTCCGCTGCAACCCCGCAACTTCCGCACGGAGGTTCCGTTCACTCCGTCCGCGGACAAATTGGATCTCGCTCCAAGGATCGCGGCGATGAACGAGGCCCTCGCCCGTCTTTCACGGGTGATCGGGGGATCCCTCTGA
- a CDS encoding RbsD/FucU domain-containing protein, which yields MRACRWILTCVMAFSSLGCGLYPKQPTWKDAVNRQVGQLGYRNWIIIAEASFPAHSRHGFRQVTADVEIPEAVDYVLNAMEQTQHVRPQVYLPREQRSVENDFAPGIEEMRKRTKEALHGHETTELEQQSLLTLLEDASRSFDVLVIRTQTALPYSSVFLELQPGYWDADSESRLRDRMNAERMRKISRPVP from the coding sequence ATGCGCGCCTGCCGATGGATCCTGACCTGCGTGATGGCTTTCTCATCACTGGGCTGCGGGTTGTATCCGAAGCAACCGACGTGGAAGGACGCGGTGAACCGCCAGGTGGGCCAGCTCGGCTACCGGAACTGGATCATTATCGCGGAGGCTTCGTTCCCCGCCCACAGCCGTCATGGCTTCCGTCAGGTGACGGCGGATGTGGAGATCCCCGAAGCCGTTGACTATGTGCTGAATGCGATGGAGCAGACCCAGCACGTCCGGCCCCAGGTCTACTTGCCGAGGGAACAGCGGTCGGTCGAAAACGACTTCGCGCCGGGCATCGAGGAGATGCGGAAACGGACGAAGGAGGCCCTCCATGGCCACGAAACCACGGAACTGGAGCAGCAGTCCCTGCTGACCCTGCTGGAGGATGCCAGCCGCAGCTTCGACGTGCTGGTCATCCGCACCCAGACGGCCCTTCCCTATTCCTCGGTTTTTCTCGAGCTCCAGCCGGGGTATTGGGACGCGGATTCCGAATCCCGCCTGCGGGACCGCATGAATGCGGAAAGGATGCGAAAAATCTCGCGGCCCGTTCCTTGA